A stretch of the Orcinus orca chromosome 1, mOrcOrc1.1, whole genome shotgun sequence genome encodes the following:
- the MYBPH gene encoding myosin-binding protein H has protein sequence MRGKATREALACGPEETASESANVPTTEPSGEMAAPKSTGEEQAPKPQEPAPQAPAPAASKPAPPSEDVPSAPLLLAVEDVSDSSVTVSWEPPERLGKLGLQGYVLELRREGALEWVPVNSRPMMVTQQTVRNLALGDKFFIRVAAVSSAGAGPPAVLDQPVHIQEIIEAPKIRVPRYLRQTYVRQVGEMINLQIPFQGNPKPQASWTHNGHALDSQRVNVRTGDQDSILFIRSAQRSDSGCYELTVQLEGLEAKAAIDILVIDKPGCPSSIRLLDVWGCNAALEWTPPQDTGNTEILGYTVQKADKKTGQWFTVLERYHPTTCTISDLIVGNSYSFRVFSENRCGLSASAAITKELAHIQKTDIVAKPKSFVERDFSEAPSFTQPLADHTSTPGYSTQLFCSVRASPKPRIIWMKNKMDIQGDPKYRALSEQGVCTLEIRKPSPFDSGVYTCKAINVLGEASVDCRLEVKASATH, from the exons ATGAGAGGAAaagccacccgggaagcccttgCCTGTGGTCCGGAGGAGACTGCCTCTGAGTCTGCAAATGTGCCCACCACAGAGCCCTCTGGAGAAATGGCGGCACCGAAGTCTACCGGGGAAGAGCAGGCTCCCAAACCACAGGAGCCTGCCCCTCAGGCACCTGCCCCCGCAGCCTCTAAACCCGCACCTCCAAGTGAAG ATGTCCCCAGTGCCCCGCTGCTGCTGGCTGTGGAGGACGTGAGTGACAGCTCGGTGACTGTGAGCTGGGAACCCCCGGAGAGGCTAGGGAAGCTGGGGCTCCAGGGCTATGTTCTGGAACTCCGCCGAGAGGGAG CCTTGGAGTGGGTGCCTGTGAATTCCCGGCCCATGATGGTGACCCAGCAGACCGTGCGGAACCTGGCTCTAGGTGACAAGTTCTTCATACGTGTGGCTGCAGTGAGCTCTGCAGGGGCTGGCCCACCAGCTGTGCTGGACCAGCCTGTCCACATCCAAGAGATCATTG AGGCCCCCAAGATCCGCGTTCCCCGCTACCTTCGTCAGACCTATGTCCGTCAGGTGGGAGAGATGATTAACCTGCAAATCCCCTTCCAG GGGAATCCCAAGCCTCAGGCCTCGTGGACCCACAACGGTCACGCCCTGGACAGCCAGCGGGTGAATGTGCGCACCGGGGACCAGGACTCCATCCTCTTCATCCGCTCAGCCCAGCGCTCCGACTCAGGCTGCTATGAGCTCACGGTACAGCTGGAAGGCCTGGAGGCCAAGGCAGCCATCGACATCCTGGTGATCG ATAAACCTGGATGCCCCAGCAGCATCAGGCTACTGGATGTCTGGGGCTGCAACGCTGCCCTCGAGTGGACACCACCCCAGGACACAGGCAACACAGAGATCCTGGGCTACACAGTGCAGAAGGCAGACAAAAAGACAGGG CAATGGTTCACAGTGCTGGAGCGCTACCACCCGACCACCTGCACTATCTCAGACCTCATCGTGGGTAACTCTTACTCCTTCCGAGTCTTCTCGGAAAACCGGTGTGGACTCAGTGCCTCGGCGGCCATCACCAAGGAGCTCGCCCACATCCAGAAGACAG ATATTGTTGCCAAACCTAAAAGTTTTGTTGAGCGAGACTTCTCAGAAGCCCCCTCGTTCACCCAGCCCCTGGCTGACCACACCTCCACCCCTGGCTACAGCACGCAGCTCTTCTGCAGTGTCCGAGCGTCACCcaag CCCAGGATCATCTGGATGAAAAACAAGATGGACATCCAGGGTGATCCCAAATACCGCGCCCTCTCTGAGCAAGGTGTCTGCACCCTGGAGATCCGGAAACCCAGCCCCTTCGATTCCGGGGTCTACACCTGCAAGGCCATCAATGTGCTGGGGGAGGCATCTGTGGACTGCCGGCTGGAGGTCAAAG CCTCAGCCACACACTGA
- the ADORA1 gene encoding adenosine receptor A1 isoform X2 — MSSILALLAIAVDRYLRVKIPLRYKTVVTPRRAVVAIVGCWILSFVVGLTPMFGWNNLSAVERAWVANGSVGEPVIKCQFEKVISMEYMVYFNFFVWVLPPLLLMVFIYLEVFYLIRKQLNRKVSASSGDPQKYYGKELKIAKSLALILFLFALSWLPLHILNCITLFCPSCHKPRLLMYIAIFLTHGNSAMNPIVYAFRIQKFRVTFLKIWNDHFRCQPAPPIDEDPPEERPDD; from the coding sequence gtACAAGACAGTGGTGACTCCCCGAAGGGCTGTGGTGGCCATCGTTGGCTGCTGGATTCTCTCCTTTGTGGTGGGCTTGACACCTATGTTCGGCTGGAACAACCTGAGTGCGGTGGAGCGGGCCTGGGTGGCCAATGGCAGTGTAGGTGAGCCCGTGATCAAGTGTCAGTTTGAGAAGGTGATCAGCATGGAGTACATGGTCTACTTCAACTTCTTTGTCTGGGTGCTGCCCCCACTGCTGCTCATGGTCTTCATCTACCTGGAGGTCTTCTACCTGATCCGCAAGCAGCTCAACAGGAAGGTGTCGGCATCCTCCGGCGACCCGCAGAAGTACTATGGGAAGGAGCTGAAGATCGCCAAGTCGCTGGCCCTCATCCTCTTCCTCTTTGCTCTCAGCTGGCTGCCCCTACACATCCTTAACTGCATCACCCTCTTCTGCCCTTCCTGCCATAAGCCGAGGCTCCTCATGTACATCGCCATCTTCCTCACACATGGTAACTCGGCCATGAATCCCATCGTCTATGCCTTCCGCATCCAGAAGTTTCGGGTTACCTTCCTTAAGATTTGGAACGACCACTTCCGCTGCCAACCTGCACCCCCCATCGATGAGGATCCTCCAGAAGAGAGGCCCGATGACTAG
- the ADORA1 gene encoding adenosine receptor A1 isoform X3, whose translation MHLAVYASHKWYKTVVTPRRAVVAIVGCWILSFVVGLTPMFGWNNLSAVERAWVANGSVGEPVIKCQFEKVISMEYMVYFNFFVWVLPPLLLMVFIYLEVFYLIRKQLNRKVSASSGDPQKYYGKELKIAKSLALILFLFALSWLPLHILNCITLFCPSCHKPRLLMYIAIFLTHGNSAMNPIVYAFRIQKFRVTFLKIWNDHFRCQPAPPIDEDPPEERPDD comes from the coding sequence gtACAAGACAGTGGTGACTCCCCGAAGGGCTGTGGTGGCCATCGTTGGCTGCTGGATTCTCTCCTTTGTGGTGGGCTTGACACCTATGTTCGGCTGGAACAACCTGAGTGCGGTGGAGCGGGCCTGGGTGGCCAATGGCAGTGTAGGTGAGCCCGTGATCAAGTGTCAGTTTGAGAAGGTGATCAGCATGGAGTACATGGTCTACTTCAACTTCTTTGTCTGGGTGCTGCCCCCACTGCTGCTCATGGTCTTCATCTACCTGGAGGTCTTCTACCTGATCCGCAAGCAGCTCAACAGGAAGGTGTCGGCATCCTCCGGCGACCCGCAGAAGTACTATGGGAAGGAGCTGAAGATCGCCAAGTCGCTGGCCCTCATCCTCTTCCTCTTTGCTCTCAGCTGGCTGCCCCTACACATCCTTAACTGCATCACCCTCTTCTGCCCTTCCTGCCATAAGCCGAGGCTCCTCATGTACATCGCCATCTTCCTCACACATGGTAACTCGGCCATGAATCCCATCGTCTATGCCTTCCGCATCCAGAAGTTTCGGGTTACCTTCCTTAAGATTTGGAACGACCACTTCCGCTGCCAACCTGCACCCCCCATCGATGAGGATCCTCCAGAAGAGAGGCCCGATGACTAG
- the CHI3L1 gene encoding LOW QUALITY PROTEIN: chitinase-3-like protein 1 (The sequence of the model RefSeq protein was modified relative to this genomic sequence to represent the inferred CDS: deleted 2 bases in 1 codon) codes for MYFMRTGTDSLFSLTFLPSPPPTVQGNCACSNSNFAHNSAHQPRPPKTPLVLSSGLSQRVPGSILAFSSGAAYKLICYYTSWSQYRGRGGGDGSCFPDAIDPFLCTHIIYSFANISNNAIDTWEWNDVTLYDTLNTLKNRNPNLKTLLSVGGWNFGSQRFSKIASNTWSCRTFIKLVPPILRTHGFDGLDRAWLYPGRRDEQHLTSLVKMLEMEAEFAREAQAGAEQLLLSAAVSAGKIAIDRGYDIAQISRHLHFISLLTYDFHGAWRQTIAHHSPLFRGREDTSSDRFSNADYAVSCVLRLGAQANKLVMGISTFGRSFTLASSKTDVGAPTSGPGIPGRFTKEKGTLTYYEICDFLRGATVHRLLGQQVRYATKGNQWVGYDDQESIKNKVRYLRNRELAGAMVWALDLDDFQGTFCGQNLHFPLTSSIEDALLRCSLRFLGTQWGRDHLALTG; via the exons ATGTACTTCATGAGGACAGGCACTGATTCTCTGTTTTCGCTCACCTTTCTGCCCTCACCACCTCCCACGGTGCAAGGCAACTGTGCGTGCTCA AATTCTAACTTTGCTCACAATTCTGCCCATCAACCCCGCCCCCCAAAAACCCCATTAGTGCTCAGCTCAGGGCTCAGCCAGAGGGTCCCTGGCTCAATCTTGGCCTTCTCCTCAGGTGCTGCATACAAGCTGATCTGCTACTACACCAGCTGGTCCCAGtaccgggggcggggg gggggtgatgGGAGCTGCTTCCCAGACGCCATCGACCCCTTCCTCTGTACCCACATCATCTACAGCTTTGCCAACATAAGCAACAATGCGATTGACACCTGGGAGTGGAATGATGTGACGCTCTATGACACACTGAACACACTCAAGAACAG GAATCCCAACCTGAAGACCCTTCTATCTGTTGGAGGATGGAACTTTGGTTCTCAAAG ATTTTCCAAAATAGCCTCCAACACCTGGAGTTGCAGAACTTTCATCAAGCTGGTGCCACCAATTCTGCGGACCCATGGCTTTGATGGACTGGACCGAGCCTGGCTCTACCCCGGGCGGAGGGACGAGCAGCATCTCACCTCTCTGGTCAAGATGCTG GAAATGGAGGCTGAGTTTGcaagggaagcccaggcaggagCAGAGCAACTCCTGCTCAGCGCGGCAGTGTCTGCTGGGAAGATTGCCATTGACAGAGGCTATGACATCGCCCAGATATCCCG ACACCTGCACTTCATCAGCCTTCTGACCTACGACTTTCATGGAGCGTGGCGCCAGACCATAGCACATCACAGCCCCCTATTCCGGGGCCGGGAAGATACAAGTTCTGACAGATTCAGCAATGCT GACTACGCTGTGAGCTGTGTGTTGAGGCTGGGGGCCCAGGCCAATAAGCTGGTGATGGGTATCTCCACTTTTGGGAGGAGCTTCACCCTGGCCTCTTCCAAGACAGATGTGGGAGCCCCGACCTCAGGGCCAGGAATACCAGGTCGGTTCACCAAGGAGAAAGGGACCCTCACCTACTATGAG ATCTGTGACTTTCTCCGCGGAGCCACGGTCCATAGACTCCTTGGTCAGCAGGTCCGCTATGCCACTAAGGGCAACCAGTGGGTGGGGTATGACGACCAGGAGAGCATCAAAAACAAG GTGCGGTACCTGAGGAACAGGGAGCTGGCTGGCGCCATGGTGTGGGCCCTGGACTTGGATGACTTTCAGGGCACCTTCTGCGGACAGAATCTGCACTTCCCTCTCACCAGTTCTATCGAGGATGCACTGCTGAGGTGTAGCCTTCGGTTCTTGGGCACACAGTGGGGCAGAGATCACTTGGCCCTGACTGGCTAG